ACGGTAACCCGGCCATCACCGACGAGCTTGACGACCTGGGCGTATCCCGAAACGCTCCCAAAGAAAAACAAAGACAGAGCCAGGCCAGCCGACCCAATGACGCGTGGCAGCAGGCTCTCTACCGCGTTTTGCATCGTATCCTATTGAATACGCGATCCGAACATGATGCGGTGGCCGTCGACCGTCTCGACGGCGAATTCTCGCATCTTCCAGGGCTCATCCCGGACGGGCTTACGAATACGACCGCCCCTTGCCACCACCCCCTGGTAGTAATCGTCGATTCCATCGATAACGAAATAGGCGAAGTAAGAGTGGTCGCCGAGCCGGGTGGGAGGTATCGCATCAGGACATTCTCCAGCTAGTATCGTACATCGGTCTTTGACGAGCATCCTCCAACCCGGGTCACCCATGTCTCGGACGGCGAAACCGAGGACATCACGATAGTAAGAGGCGGACTTCTCGAGGTCACAAACGGCGATGACGAAATGCGAGTCGGTTATTTGGGGACCCACACCGCCAGTCTAACCCAGGAGGGTGCACAACTGATTGCCGAAGTCGGAGTTCCGGGCCCGCAGCGCCTTGACAACCTGGCGCAAATGACTTCTCATACTAG
The window above is part of the Vicinamibacteria bacterium genome. Proteins encoded here:
- a CDS encoding VOC family protein, with the translated sequence MGPQITDSHFVIAVCDLEKSASYYRDVLGFAVRDMGDPGWRMLVKDRCTILAGECPDAIPPTRLGDHSYFAYFVIDGIDDYYQGVVARGGRIRKPVRDEPWKMREFAVETVDGHRIMFGSRIQ